Genomic segment of Myxococcus stipitatus:
TTTCTTCTCCTCGCCGAGCAGCTCTCGAAGCTCTCGCGAGGTGCGCATGATGCGCTTGCGGTGGAACACCCGGTGCTCCAGCAGGCCCACCAGCCAGCTCGTCAGGGAGATGGCGGGCGCGACACAGGCGGCGAGCAGCGGATTGCCCAGCGCCGCCTCGCAGCCCACCGCCGCCGCAATCCAGATGGACGCGGCCGTGGTGATGCCGAAGATGGCGCTGCCCTTCTTGAGGACACTCGCCGCGCCGACGAAGCCGATGCCGGACGCCACACCTTGGATGATGCGCAGTGTCTCCGAGGGGACGCTCGTGAGGTTCGCCCCGGAGGTGCAGAAGAGCGCCGCGCCCAGCGTCA
This window contains:
- a CDS encoding MgtC/SapB family protein, coding for MAAEFGSGEVLVRLLVAGCAGLVLGLPYRKRPGGVRTHYLVTLGAALFCTSGANLTSVPSETLRIIQGVASGIGFVGAASVLKKGSAIFGITTAASIWIAAAVGCEAALGNPLLAACVAPAISLTSWLVGLLEHRVFHRKRIMRTSRELRELLGEEKKDDPKR